A window from Rana temporaria chromosome 8, aRanTem1.1, whole genome shotgun sequence encodes these proteins:
- the LOC120909758 gene encoding zinc finger protein 260-like codes for MEKPSKNRLVLSPGCKMEEEEITGGCGVEKAMSSSMDEGLHSAERPWNPSEEPRTVRGGGGGVQGEEPLPCPECGESFTSESALTTHQRSHTGEEPFPCPECGESFSSESALTTHQRSHTGEEPFPCPECGESFASESALTTHQRSHTGEEPFPCPECGESITSESALTTHQRSHTGEEPFPCPECGESITSESALTTHQRSHTGEEPFPCPECGESFTSEQNLTVHQRSHLGEEPHSCPMCGECFLHKYHLIVHQRTHTGEKLHSCSECRKCFVSKTDLIVHLRSHTGEKPYSCPECGKRFSKGCNLIRHRMLHTGEKPYACTECGKCYAQKIGLVIHQRSHTGKKPHSCPECGKCFGSKSELVTHQMSHTGEKPFSCSECGKCFLRKTELTVHQRSHTGEKPYSCPECGKRFSKACNLSRHQRIHTGEKPYSCAECGKCYAQKSELVMHQRSHSGERPYSCAECGKSFYMKCHLYSHQRLHTDVKPYPCPECGECFKRNSQLVVHRRSHTGERPFSCAECGKCFTRSGDLVTHRRIHTGERPYSCLECGKCFLAKTHLNRHQMKHTGEKPHCCPECGKCFSRKFCLTQHQKTHQVREMSSSI; via the coding sequence ATGGAGAAACCCTCGAAGAATCGTCTCGTTTTATCTCCAGGTTGTAaaatggaagaggaggagatcacaggaGGTTGTGGAGTAGAAAAGGCAATGAGCTCCTCTATGGATGAAGGACTTCACAGTGCGGAGAGACCATGGAATCCCTCTGAGGAACCTCGTACTGtgagaggtggtggtggtggagttCAGGGGGAGGAGCCATTACCCTGTCCTGAATGTGGGGAAAGTTTTACCTCTGAATCAGCTCttaccacacatcagagatctcacaccgggGAGGAGCCATTTCCCTGTCCTGAATGTGGGGAAAGTTTTAGCTCTGAATCAGCTCttaccacacatcagagatctcacaccgggGAGGAGCCATTTCCCTGTCCTGAATGTGGGGAAAGTTTTGCCTCTGAATCAGCTCttaccacacatcagagatctcacaccgggGAGGAGCCATTTCCCTGTCCTGAATGTGGGGAAAGTATTACCTCTGAATCAGCTCttaccacacatcagagatctcacaccgggGAGGAGCCATTTCCCTGTCCTGAATGTGGGGAAAGTATTACCTCTGAATCAGCTCttaccacacatcagagatctcacaccgggGAGGAGCCATTTCCCTGTCCTGAATGTGGGGAAAGTTTTACCTCTGAACAAAATCTTaccgtacatcagagatctcacttgGGGGAGGAGCCTCATTCCTGTCCTATGTGCGGGGAATGTTTCCTACATAAATATCATCTTATtgtacatcagagaactcacacgggggagaagcttcATTCCTGTTccgagtgcaggaaatgtttcgtAAGTAAAACAGACCTTATTGTGCATCtgaggtctcacacgggggagaagccgtattcctgccccgaGTGCGGCAAACGTTTTTCAAAGGGGTGCAACCTCATCAGACACCGGATGttgcacacgggggaaaagccgtatgcctgcacagagtgcgggaaatgttacgCGCAGAAAATAGGACTTGTcatacatcagaggtctcacacggggaagaagcctcattcctgtcctgagtgcgggaaatgtttcgggAGTAAATCTGAACTTGTCACGCACCAAatgtctcacacaggggagaaaccgTTTTCTTGctcggagtgcgggaaatgttttctaCGTAAAACCGAGCTCACtgtacatcagaggtctcacacgggggagaaaccgtattcctgccccgagtgcgggaaacgtttttCAAAAGCATGCAACCTTTCCAGACACCAGAGAatacacacaggggagaagccgtattcctgcgctgagtgcgggaaatgttatgcCCAGAAATCAGAACTTGTTATGCATCAAAGGTCCCACTCGGGGGAGAGGCCGTATTCCTGCgctgagtgcgggaaaagtttttaTATGAAGTGCCACCTATACagtcatcagagattgcacacggatGTGAAGCCATACCCCTGCCCCGAGTGCGGAGAATGTTTTAAGCGCAACTCGCAACTTGTTGTCCATCGAAGATCCCACACGGGAGAGAGGCCGTTCTCCTGcgccgagtgcgggaaatgttttacacggAGCGGGGACCTTGTTACTCATCGAAGAATCCACACGGGGGAGAGGCCGTATTcctgccttgagtgcgggaaatgttttttagcgAAGACCCATCTCAACAGACATCAGATGaagcacacgggggagaagccgcattgctgtcctgagtgcgggaaatgtttctcaagAAAGTTTTGCCTTACCCAGCATCAGAAAACCCACCAGGTGCGGGAAATGTCGTCTTCGATATGA